CGCACGCCCTGCACATGACCGGAACGGAAGGGCTTGAAAAAATGTTCGCGGCGGTGACCACCAACGGCGCCAAGGCTCTGGGACTGGACGGTTACGGACTTGAACCCGGCTGCAAGGCCGACATGGTCATCCTGCAGGCGGCAAACGAACTCGAGGCTCTGCGCCTGCGTCCGGCACGGCTGTGGGTCATTCGCCGGGGCAAGGTCATAAGCCGGACCCCGGAGGTGATGGCGAGCGTGGACCTGGGCAAAGGCGAGGAACTGGTGGACTTCACGTAACGACAGGATTGCCTCGGCGTCCGTTACAGGCCGCCATCCGTCAATTCTCCGAGCCAATGCCCGCTGATGTGCAGATGCACCACATGGTGCCCATGCGCGTGCCCTTCCAGTTCAAAAGAGCGGGCTGATGCATCATGGCGGCCATCAATACCCAGATTGGCCGTCTTGAACATGCCAAGGTCCGGCGGTGTCTGCGGATTCCATTTGCGCACGACCAGATTCCCACGCACGGTCCCATCCTCCGATATCAGGCGACCCTGCCAGACATAACCAGGCCCGCCGCCGTTCACCAGCCCCTGCCTGACGACCGCCACGCCTTCTTCGGACTTGTCGTAGGCCACGAGGCGCAGCCAGTACATGCCATCCTGCATTATGAATCTCCTCTGTTTTCCCGGGCGGCTTGGCTGCCGGCGGACTTCATATTGTGCCGCATGCATGAGGCAAAGGCAAACCGGCGGGAAATTCACCCGCTCCCGAACTTGACACCCGCCGCCAACCGTCTCATGCCGTTCCGTCGGCCATGCGCCCGCCCCATGAGGCGCGGCTTCAGGTCATCTCCACGGCAATGAACAACCATCCACGCCTGACGGCGCATCGGAATATACGCCCATGAACACCCCGCAAAACCGGCCCATGTATCTCTTCCTCCTCGGGCTTGCCGTTTTGAGCGCCCTCGGCTTCCAGGGCTGGCGCACGCTTTTCAACAACTACGCCGTGGAAATCGCGCAGGTAACCGGCCAGCAGATGGGCGTCATCCAGGGCCTGCGAGAGGTGCCGGGTTTTATGGCGCTGCTCGTGATCTACCTGCTGCTCTTCGTGCGCGAGCATCGCCTGGCCGTGCTCTCGCTGATGGTCATGGGGCTGGGATTGATGCTGACGGGCATGATGCCAAGCTTCGGCGGTCTTGTTCTGACCACCCTGATCATGTCCTTCGGATTCCACTACTATGAGACCTTGAGCCAATCCCTGACCCTGCAATACTTCAGTGTCACCCAGAGCCCGGTGGTCATGGGCCGTCTGCGTGCGATGGGCTCGGCGGGCAATATCGTCATCGGACTCGTCTTTCTGGTGGCCGTGAACCACGCCACCTATCAGACCCTGTATATGCTGCTCGGCATCTTCATCATTGGGGCGGCCAGCCTCTTCCTGCTGGCCAAGCCCACACGCACGGACCTGCCGTTGCAGCACAAGAGCATGGTCATGCGCCGCCGCTACTGGCTTTTTTACGTGCTGACCTTTTTGTCCGGATCCCGGCGGCAGATTTTCGTGGCTTTCGCCGTGTTCCTGATGGTCTCGAAGTTCGGATATACGGTCACGGAGATCACGCTGCTGTTCATGCTCAACAACGCCGTGAATTATTTTCTGAGCCCCATGATCGGCCGGGCCGTGAACCGCTTCGGTGAACGCAAGGTGCTGACCCTTGAGTACTCTGCCCTGCTCTTCATCTTTCTCGGCTACGCCTTGACCGACAGCAAACTCCTGGTGGCCGTCCTCTACATTCTGGACCACATCTTCTACAATTTCGCCATGGCCATCCGCTCCTTTTTCCAGAAGATCGCCGACCCGCGCGACATCGCTCCAAGCATGGCCGTGGGGTTCACCATCAACCACATTGCGGCCGTGATCATTCCAATCGCGGGCGGCCTGCTCTGGATGGTGGATTACCGCATCCCCTTCGTCAGCGGCGCGGTGCTGAGCCTTGTATCCCTGGCCTTCGTGCAGTGCATCCGCACGGAGAAGGCGTGAGTCCGACATGAAGCACCAAACACCTCCGAATTCCTTGCAAGGAATCCTCTTCGCCCTTGGCGCCACCATCATCTGGTCAGGCAACTTCATCGTGGCCCGCAGCCTGAACCAGAGCATCGAACCTGCCACCCTGTCCCTGCTTCGCTGGGCCACGGCCTTTCTGGGCCTTTTGCCGTTCGCCTGCCGCGCGGCATGGTCACAGCGCGCGGCCATCAAGCAAAGCATGCCGGCCATGATTCCCATGGCGCTCCTCGGCGTCACGACCTTCAACGCCCTGCTCTACAAAGCCGCGCACACCACCTCGGCACTGAATCTTTCGCTCATCGCCACGTCCACGCCGGTGTTCATCATTCTTCTGGCCCGCATCTTTCTGCGCGAAAGCCTGACCGTCCGGAAAATGACCGGTCTGGCCGTTGCGCTGGCCGGAGTCGTGTTGCTCATTACCGGCGGCGACCCAAAGCGCCTGACCAACCTGGAATTTTCCATCGGGGATCTGTGGATGAGCCTGGCCGCCGTGATCTTTGCAGCCTACAGCATTCTGGTGCGCCGTTTCCCGGGCGGCCTGAGCCAGTCCGTGTTTCTGCTGACGCTTTTCGGCACGGGCATCATTTTTCTGATCCCCTGGACCGGATGGGAAGTGTTCACTCACGGACTCCCGACAATCACCCTGGGCGCGGCAGGAGCCATCCTCTACGTCGGCCTCGGCGCGTCCCTGGCCGCCTACGCCATGTGGAACAGCGCCGTGACCTCCATCGGCCCGTCCCTGGCCGGACTCATCTACTACACTCTGCCGCTTTTCAGCGGATTCTCGGCCTTTGTGCTGCTTGGCGAGCCCATGGGGCTGATCCATCTTACCAGCGCCGGCTGCATCCTCGGCGGCATTCTGCTGGCCACGCGCGGATAAAGATTCTAGGGTCTCTCCCGGTATTGCCTTTCCTCGACGCCGGTTCTAAAGACGGCTCGTCCCGGCATCCGGCCGTGACCCAAACGAACAACCGCGCCTTGCGGCGCAGATGGATACAGCCATGATCACCCTTTTCATCAGTTTGAGCATGAAACTCTTTTTTCTGCTCACCCCCTTCTTCGTCCTGACCGTGTTCCTGTCCATGACCGAGCACATGACCAAGGCCGAGCAGCGCAAGGTGGCCATCCGCACCACCATGGCCGTCATGGTCATAAGCCTTATCCTCTATTTCGCAGGAAACCCAATCTTCTCCACCCTGGGCATCACCCTGGACGGTTTCCGCATCGGCGCGGGGAGCCTGCTGTTCCTCTCGGCCGTGTCCCTGGTCTCGGGCAAGCGCTCCGCACAGGAGGCGGCTCCCGACGTGGATTTCGCCGTGGTGCCCCTGGCCATCCCCATCACCGTGGGCCCGGCCACCATCGGCACGCTGCTCATCCTCGGCGCGGAGTTGGGCGGTGCCGCAGAACGAGCCGTGGGCGCTGGAGCGCTGGTCTGCTCCTGCCTGGCCGTGGGAGTGCTGCTGCGTTCGGCCAGGCCCCTGAAAAAGCTGCTCGGCTCCGTGGGCCTGTCCGTCATGACCAAGATCACGGGGCTTGTCCTCTCGGCCATGGCTGCGCAGATTGTCTTCACGGGGATCAGGAACTTCCTTCAGTAGGTCCATGAATATCCCGAAGCTGCCTCCAGAACTGCTCACGCTGGCCCGGAACATTTCCTCAAAATGCACGCGGTGTCTGGCCTGCCAGATCCGCTGCGCGTTCCTTAAGGAGCACGGCACGCCCGGAGAGCTTGCCGAACGTCTGCTCGCAAGCGGCACCGGACTTGGCCGCGCCTATGAATGCAGCCTGTGCGGATTGTGCCAAGCCACCTGTCCCCTGGGCCTGGCCCTGCCCGACTTTTTCCTGGCCATGCGCCGGGCCGCGCTGAAGGAAGGGCGAGTCAGCCTGACTCCATACCGTTCAATACTGAACTATGAAGCGGTGGGAGCCTCCGCCCTGTTCCGCCTTTTCAAGCTTCCTGCCGGGGGGCACACCGTCCTTTTCCCCGGCTGCGCCTTTCCCGGCGCCCACCCGGACACAGCCCTTGCCCTTTACAAGCACCTGCGCGCAAGCGACCCGGCCCTGGGGCTGGTTCTGGGTTGCTGCTTCAAACCTTCGCACGACTTTGGACGGCAAGACTTCTTCAAGAAGCGTTTTGGCGCGTTGCGCGAGAAGCTCCTGTCGCGCGGAGTGCGCACGGTACTCACGGCCTGCCCCAACTGCTTCAAGATATTCGACCAATACGGAGACGGACTTGCGGTGCGCAGCGTGGTCGAGACGCTGGCCGAAAATCTTCCCGCAGACCGCCCCCGGCAGCGTGGTACGGCCATTGTGCACACGCCGTGCCCCTTGAGATTTGAAAAAAAGATTCAGGAAGACATTCTGGGAGTTGCCCGCGCATCGGGCCTGGATGTGGAGAAGACGAGGCAGGACGGAGCCTTGGCACCATGTTGCGGAGCTGGCGGAGCCGTCACCCCTTTACGAACGGATTACGCGGAAAACTGGACCGGGGAAGTAAAGATGCGCGCCCAGGGACGGTTTGTGTTGACCTCATGCGCGGGGTGCGTCCAGACCCTTTCGCGACATACCCGCACCATCCATCTGCTGGATCTGATCTTTTTCCCGCAGGCGGCGCGGCGCGGAA
This Desulfomicrobium apsheronum DNA region includes the following protein-coding sequences:
- a CDS encoding MFS transporter; this encodes MNTPQNRPMYLFLLGLAVLSALGFQGWRTLFNNYAVEIAQVTGQQMGVIQGLREVPGFMALLVIYLLLFVREHRLAVLSLMVMGLGLMLTGMMPSFGGLVLTTLIMSFGFHYYETLSQSLTLQYFSVTQSPVVMGRLRAMGSAGNIVIGLVFLVAVNHATYQTLYMLLGIFIIGAASLFLLAKPTRTDLPLQHKSMVMRRRYWLFYVLTFLSGSRRQIFVAFAVFLMVSKFGYTVTEITLLFMLNNAVNYFLSPMIGRAVNRFGERKVLTLEYSALLFIFLGYALTDSKLLVAVLYILDHIFYNFAMAIRSFFQKIADPRDIAPSMAVGFTINHIAAVIIPIAGGLLWMVDYRIPFVSGAVLSLVSLAFVQCIRTEKA
- a CDS encoding DMT family transporter, giving the protein MKHQTPPNSLQGILFALGATIIWSGNFIVARSLNQSIEPATLSLLRWATAFLGLLPFACRAAWSQRAAIKQSMPAMIPMALLGVTTFNALLYKAAHTTSALNLSLIATSTPVFIILLARIFLRESLTVRKMTGLAVALAGVVLLITGGDPKRLTNLEFSIGDLWMSLAAVIFAAYSILVRRFPGGLSQSVFLLTLFGTGIIFLIPWTGWEVFTHGLPTITLGAAGAILYVGLGASLAAYAMWNSAVTSIGPSLAGLIYYTLPLFSGFSAFVLLGEPMGLIHLTSAGCILGGILLATRG
- a CDS encoding GrlR family regulatory protein, coding for MQDGMYWLRLVAYDKSEEGVAVVRQGLVNGGGPGYVWQGRLISEDGTVRGNLVVRKWNPQTPPDLGMFKTANLGIDGRHDASARSFELEGHAHGHHVVHLHISGHWLGELTDGGL
- a CDS encoding MarC family protein, producing the protein MITLFISLSMKLFFLLTPFFVLTVFLSMTEHMTKAEQRKVAIRTTMAVMVISLILYFAGNPIFSTLGITLDGFRIGAGSLLFLSAVSLVSGKRSAQEAAPDVDFAVVPLAIPITVGPATIGTLLILGAELGGAAERAVGAGALVCSCLAVGVLLRSARPLKKLLGSVGLSVMTKITGLVLSAMAAQIVFTGIRNFLQ
- a CDS encoding (Fe-S)-binding protein — its product is MNIPKLPPELLTLARNISSKCTRCLACQIRCAFLKEHGTPGELAERLLASGTGLGRAYECSLCGLCQATCPLGLALPDFFLAMRRAALKEGRVSLTPYRSILNYEAVGASALFRLFKLPAGGHTVLFPGCAFPGAHPDTALALYKHLRASDPALGLVLGCCFKPSHDFGRQDFFKKRFGALREKLLSRGVRTVLTACPNCFKIFDQYGDGLAVRSVVETLAENLPADRPRQRGTAIVHTPCPLRFEKKIQEDILGVARASGLDVEKTRQDGALAPCCGAGGAVTPLRTDYAENWTGEVKMRAQGRFVLTSCAGCVQTLSRHTRTIHLLDLIFFPQAARRGTLSRPRGLGSYLHRLLFKWKALSIPSLLSLRTRG